A window of the Brassica napus cultivar Da-Ae chromosome C5, Da-Ae, whole genome shotgun sequence genome harbors these coding sequences:
- the LOC106364205 gene encoding probable aspartic protease At2g35615 produces the protein MGTQTFINCSLSAIIITFLVSSYSAHSQDLTFKLIHRDSPHSPLYNPLHTVSDRLKAGFLRSISRSRRFSTKTDDLQSGLISNGGEYFMSISIGTPPSKVLAIADTGSDLTWVQCKPCEHCYKQNGSIFDKTHSSTYKTEGCDSKPCNALAKKEKGCDRSGKICKYLYGYGDQSYTKGEVATETISIDSSSGSPVSFPGTVFGCGYNNSGTFDGTGSGIVGLGRGPLSLISQLGSSIGKKFSYCLSNTSYSTNGTGVINLGTNSMPSNPSKGSAVLTTPLIYKTQNTYYYLNLEAITVRKTKIPYTGGGYSLNEKATGNIIIDSGTTFTFLESGFYEKFGAAVEASVTGAKRASDPQGMLIHCFKAGYKKIDLPEITMHFTGADVKLSPTNAFLKKDEEIVCLSMIPTTDVAIYGNLVQADFRVGYDLEAKTLSFQRIDCFGTL, from the coding sequence ATGGGAACCCAAACTTTCATCAACTGTTCTCTCTCAGCTATCATCATCACCTTCCTCGTTTCCTCTTATTCAGCTCACTCGCAAGACCTAACCTTCAAGCTGATCCACCGTGACTCTCCCCATTCTCCACTCTATAACCCTCTCCACACCGTCTCCGACCGTCTCAAAGCCGGTTTCCTCCGTTCAATCTCCCGTTCCCGCCGTTTCTCAACCAAAACCGATGATCTCCAATCCGGTTTAATCTCAAACGGCGGCGAATACTTCATGAGCATCTCAATCGGTACTCCACCTTCGAAAGTCCTGGCCATCGCCGACACTGGAAGTGACCTAACTTGGGTCCAGTGCAAACCATGTGAACATTGTTACAAACAAAACGGTTCAATCTTCGACAAGACGCACTCTTCGACCTACAAAACAGAAGGTTGCGATTCCAAACCCTGCAACGCGTTggccaaaaaagaaaaaggatgcGACCGGTCAGGGAAGATCTGCAAATACCTTTACGGTTATGGAGACCAGTCGTATACTAAAGGAGAGGTTGCAACCGAAACAATCTCTATCGATTCTTCCTCTGGCTCCCCAGTTTCTTTCCCCGGTACGGTCTTCGGTTGCGGCTACAATAACAGCGGTACGTTCGATGGAACCGGGTCCGGAATCGTCGGTCTCGGACGTGGACCATTATCTTTGATCTCTCAGCTAGGTTCTTCCATAGGGAAGAAGTTTTCGTATTGCTTGTCAAACACGTCATACTCAACAAACGGCACAGGTGTAATTAACCTAGGAACCAACTCGATGCCTTCCAATCCAAGCAAGGGCTCTGCTGTGCTCACTACACCTTTAATCTATAAAACCCAAAATACTTACTACTACTTGAATCTGGAAGCAATCACCGTCCGAAAGACCAAGATTCCGTATACCGGAGGAGGATACAGTTTGAACGAGAAGGCCACCGGGAACATAATAATCGATTCCGGAACTACTTTTACGTTTCTAGAATCTGGATTTTACGAGAAGTTTGGTGCGGCGGTGGAAGCATCGGTGACCGGAGCTAAGCGTGCGAGTGATCCACAGGGGATGTTGATACACTGTTTCAAAGCCGGATACAAAAAGATTGATTTGCCGGAGATAACAATGCATTTCACTGGGGCTGACGTGAAGCTGAGTCCGACAAACGCCTTCTTGAAAAAAGATGAAGAGATTGTGTGCTTGAGTATGATTCCGACAACTGACGTTGCTATCTACGGTAACTTGGTTCAGGCGGATTTTCGTGTCGGGTATGATCTGGAGGCTAAGACGTTGTCGTTTCAAAGAATAGATTGCTTTGGGACCTTGTAA
- the BNAA09G25080D gene encoding uncharacterized protein BNAA09G25080D, with amino-acid sequence MDPNLSLANKLALWLDLMLVQSIPIDSRRAIPWLLWAVWKNMNAVIFASTQESLGMQSQVKCNIHANWRNDKLHCGGSWITRDHQGRVGHHAREAFTSSPDKLTAELRVLIWILQSMQDLQVQEVVIGSDHCDLVEAIKRPNDWPRYRWLLHQVTALTREFPLVCFEIESSASNHVAREIAKSVMRNSMFQSYLALSGPSWLHDRIRQESAF; translated from the exons ATGGATCCAAATCTATCTTTGGCGAATAAGCTTGCTTTATGGCTTGATTTAATGTTGGTTCAGAGCATTCCAATTGACAGTAGACGAGCTATTCCGTGGTTATTATGGGCAGTGTGGAAGAATATGAATGCAGTTATCTTCGCTAGCACTCAGGAGTCTTTGGGTATGCAG TCTCAGGTGAAATGCAATATTCACGCGAACTGGCGCAATGATAAGCTACATTGTGGAGGTTCTTGGattacaagagatcatcaaGGAAGGGTGGGGCATCATGCACGCGAAGCTTTCACTTCTTCTCCGGACAAACTTACCGCCGAACTGAGAGTCTTAATATGGATCCTACAGAGCATGCAGGATTTACAGGTTCAGGAAGTTGTAATAGGATCAGATCACTGTGATTTAGTTGAAGCCATCAAACGACCTAATGACTGGCCTAGATATCGTTGGCTGCTTCATCAAGTGACGGCACTAACTAGGGAGTTTCCTTTGGTCTGCTTTGAGATTGAGTCATCGGCTTCAAATCATGTGGCGAGAGAGATAGCTAAAAGTGTTATGCGCAATAGCATGTTCCAATCCTATCTCGCACTTAGTGGTCCATCGTGGTTGCATGATCGTATTCGTCAAGAAAGTGCATTTTAA